A segment of the Sphingobacterium oryzagri genome:
CATCACTCATCACCAACATTTTGCTTTCTTTACTGATGTTAGAAAGATCAACCGGTAGAGTAATACCGCTAGGCGTTGGTCGGTTCTCAAAAACATATGGAAATTTTCCTTGCAACAGTACGGCAACGGTGGCCGGCTTGGCGCGAAACGTTTTCGGATCAGGCGCTTCCTCAACCATTTGCAAACTAATAGCATTCGGCGTATTGATCGTTTTTATAAAGGGCGAGGAAGTCAATAAAATCTCTTTCTGTATCGCAGCTGTTTCGATGGTGTCTATCGAACCGATAAATTCCGTGCGGATACCATCTAGATTTTTGACAACAGGATGAGCCGATGTTGCCGCAAGAATTGGAAAAAGATACCAGGGTGCGAGCTCGATTTGCGATTGGCCGGCCATACTGCCCACCGTTAGCGGTATTTGTCCGCAGTTTAGATCGGCAATAAGATCGTAGTTTAGACGTACGCCATAAAGAAATAGCTGGTCGTCAAGATGGAGTGTTCGTCCAATCAGCGGCTGACTTCCCTGGCGCTGAAGCTGCTGCAGGTCTGCATCAATTTGATCGATGGCCCAAACGACGCGTCCGCCGTGCCGAACGAAATAATCAAGCTTATATTTATCAGCGTCTGAAAATGCTGTTTTAGGTTTTACAATAAACAATACGTTAAGCTGATCTAGCGAAGCGTAGGTTACCGAATCGAGATTGACACGGCCCACCTGATTGCCTACAGCTAGGCTTTGCATGGCATCATAGAGTTCAAGATCGCTCGGTTCGCCATGACCTTCTGAAAACCCGATAAACGAGCTGCTATTGTCATTGACTTTTTTCAATGCCGAGCTTAAAGCATATTCTAAGTTTTGGATCGAGTTGTTTAACGCTTCTTCCGGTCTGCTGCCTTTTTTCTGCTGCAAAAGGTTAACAACAAACTCCTGCTTTTCGGAATGGATGATTGCAACCGGAAAGATTAGTTTTTGTGTAAATCCTTGCTCGGTTTTCACGCTTAAATTTGTCGGATAAGCACCGCGCGATACCAACGCTTCGGTAAAGGCCTGTTGCTCTTCCGGTGATCCTTCCAGGGGGTCGATCAAGGTGAATTTGAGGTTGCCGTTACTATACGACTTGAAGTCGTTGGCCATATCCACAGTCGCTTTTTTTAACTGGTTAAAGCCATTTGGCAAGTCGCCCGTCAAAAATACGGTCAGATAAACAGGCTCTTGCAGATTGGTAAGCAGCTTTTTCGTGTTTTCACTTAGCGTAAACCGCTGGTCTTCTGTAAAGTCGATTCGACCCAAAAGACTCGCGGTAGAGCTGTTGTTCAATAGAAAATAACCACATATCGCTATACCATATCGTGTAAATGCAATTGCTCGTTTTCGAAAACCTCGTTCAAGATGGCCTTTTGTAAAGATCAGAAATAGCAGAATAATCGACACAAAATACAGCGAATCTTCTGCTAACAGCACGCCGCGGCTAATACTTAGGTAATGAGTTTGTATGCCTAGTGCTTTTACAAAGTCTTCGTGCGCACTGAAGATGCGCAAGTTTCCGAGAGCATCAAAGCCATAGTAAGCAAAGAAAACCGCAAAAATGCCCAATAAAAATGCGACAACGCTATTTTTGGTTAAACAGGAACAAAACAAACTGATAGCGCTGTACACCGCGGCAAGAAAAAGTAAACCTACGTAAGAACCGATGATTGCGCCTATGTCGATATTTCCTTCAGGCGATGCAATAAAGTATAGACTGACAGCGTACAGGATGGTCGGTAAGATCGCTAGAAGCGCGATGGTAAATACGCCAAAAAATTTTCCAAATACAATTGCCGATAAACTATGCGGCCTGCTGCGTAACAGCTCAAATGTACCGTCTGAAATCTCCCCCGCAATCGCACGCATAGCGATGGCCGGTATTAGAAAGATAAAAAGATAAGGAGCGATAGCGAAGAAACCTTCGAGAGAAGCATAACCATTTTCCAAAATGGATGTTTCAGGAAAAACCCAGAGCAACAAGCCCGTCACCAAAAGAAAGAGGGCGATGGCCAGGTATCCGACTAAAGAATTAAAAAAAGAGCGTATCTCTTTTTTGTAGATATTGATCAAAATAGCAGTTGTTTTACAGCTCGAAATTAGGAAATAGCAGGCTGTAAAACAAGAAAGCATCTTCTTTGCAGAAGACGCTTTCGTATTAATCCTTTAATTTGTTGTGTTTTTCGGTCTATCTGCGACCTGGCAAATAGATTTGGAAACCAACAGATACACCCAGTCCGGTTTGTCCGCTACCTGAATTGACGTTGGCTTTGCTGTAGTTGTAACCAGCCATAACCTCTAACGCAACAGTTTGCGTGATAAAGTGCGCATAACCTACGTTTGCGCCCAATGCCAATGAAACATCACTACCTGGTCTACTTCCAGCAATACCGATGTCACCTTGTCCGAAGAAACGGCTAGATGCGCTTGCTCCACCTGGGAAATAATAACGTACAAATGGTGAAATTCCGTAATTGTAAACGTTGTCGTCTCCGCTAATAGCAGTAAAACCTAAATTTGCCTGCGCACCAATCGCTAAACCATCCGTTACGAAATAACCTGCGCGTGGATTTAAGTTTATATTAAACTGATCCCCTTCGAAGCTGTAACCGATATTACCGACAGATCCACCGACCATCCAATTCCCTTGTTTGATAGGCTCTAATCCAACGTTAGCGGAAGTTTGAGGTGTCGTTTCCACACGCTGCGCTTGTGCCGTGAAAATAAAACCTCCCAATAATGCGATTAAAAATGTAAATTTTCTCATATCTGATCAAGTGTTAATTTAAGACAAGAACAAATGTGAAAAAGAATAGTTTGAATTATTTTGTCAAGCGTACAAAAATTTCTTCCAGCGATTGACCAGGAAACCTTGTCGCCATCGCTTCCATCGAAAAATGAGCCTTTAGTTGACCGTGGTTGAGGATAATAATTTCATCGCATATCGCCTCTACCTCTTGCATAAGATGAGTGGATAGCAAGACGGTTTTTTCACGGCCAAGCTCTTTTATAAGCGAGCGGATCTCCATAATCTGATTGGGATCCAAGCCTGTCGTCGGTTCGTCCAGAATAAGCACTTCCGGATCATGTATTATGCAACAGGCCAGCCCAACGCGCTGTTTATAGCCTTTGGAGAGCTGTGCTACCTTTTTGTGCTGTTCCGCTGTCAAACCGGTTTGTTGGATGACTTGATCAATCCGTGCTTTTTTATCTTTTATACGGTGCGTTTCCGCTTCAAATTCCAAAAGCTCGCGCACATACATATCTTGATACAGCGGGTTGTTTTCGGGTAGAAAACCGACTATCTTTTTTGCTTGCAAGGTATTTTCCTGAACCGATATGCCGCGAATGGCGCAGGTGCCCGATGTGCTGGGCAACAGACTTGCCAATATTTTCATCGTGGTTGATTTTCCCGCTCCGTTGGGGCCAAGGAAACCTACAATCGTATGCGCCTTTGTTTCAAAAGTTAATGCATCGAGCGCCTTTTGTTTTCCGTATACCTTCGTTAGCTGTTCTACTTTGATGGACATAATGCTGCTGTTGCTTTTGCGATGTCGGTTTTTTTTCAACGTGTTAATTAATGTAAGGCGATGCCAGCTGTCGTTTATTGATGTAATACGCCAGCGATTTTGCGGCTTGCAGCGGCCTGTCCGTGCTCAATATATCTGCGCCGTTATCGATAAAACCGGCATAAGCTTGATCGCCGTTTTCTCTAGCTTGTCTGTCTAAGTTGCCCATCGTGCCCAGAATACACATAATACCGTGTTGATGCAACATATCTGTCAGCGCTTTATCTGCCTGTGCAACGCCAATAAAAGCAACGATGCGTGTATCAGGCACGTCTCTATCATTTAGCCGAAGAAGATCATCTTTGCTTTTGATAGAAGCAGAGATCATTAAATCTGGCGCCAGGTTATGCACCAGCGAAGCCTGATCCGCATTGTACGTGATGATGACCGAATACGCGGCTGCCTTTGCTTTTCGTACGGCGTCAATCACCAATCGGTAAGGCACATTTCGTTTGACATCCAGCGTAAAAATTACTTTGCCCACGCCCCAGGTCAACGCCTCGTCCAGCGTAGGGATTTGGTAATTGGTCAAGTTGCCTTCCACGTCCTTCAATTGAAAACTTTTTAATTCGGCAAGCGTGTAGCTGCCTACTTTTCCCGTGCCATTGCTGGTGCGGTCTAACGTTTCGTCGTGCATCAGTACCAGCGCAGAGTCTTTGGACAAACTGATGTCACATTCGATGATGGCGGGAGTTTTATAAGCTACACGTTGAAAAGTTTCGATCGCATTTTCTGGATAGTCTACATCAGGTCCACCGCGGTGTGCACTCACTAACGGTACTCGTTTTTCGGAGTAGGTCAAGAATTTGTACAAATCTTCCACCCCTTCAAACTTAAAAATGTGGTTATGGTTACCGATGTGCACGAGGTCAGATGCGTTGTTGCGCTCGAAACAACTGCTTAATAAAAGCAAGACTAGCGAAGTGATGATCTTAGTGCTGTGATGCATATTTTTCAATACTTTTCGAAAGGGTTTCTACGGATGTATTTAGTTGGTCGATATGGAACTGTGCCATGTTATAGAACGGTTCGCGCGCGGCTAATTTTTCTTCGATAAATTGCAACAACGCATCTCCGGTTAAATTTTTCAATGCAGGTCTATTGGCTATATTCGATTGTTGTAAACGACTGTGTAGTGCTTTAGGGCTCAATTGTAAGTAGATCGCAAGTCCATTTTCTACGATCCATTGCATATTATCAAAATAGCACGGGCTTCCGCCGCCGGTTGATACCACGACGTTTTGCTCCACTTGCTCTTTCAATACCTGGCTTTCAACTAGTCGAAAGGGCTCTTCGCCAAATTGTGCAAAATAATCGGGAA
Coding sequences within it:
- a CDS encoding ATP-binding cassette domain-containing protein; this encodes MSIKVEQLTKVYGKQKALDALTFETKAHTIVGFLGPNGAGKSTTMKILASLLPSTSGTCAIRGISVQENTLQAKKIVGFLPENNPLYQDMYVRELLEFEAETHRIKDKKARIDQVIQQTGLTAEQHKKVAQLSKGYKQRVGLACCIIHDPEVLILDEPTTGLDPNQIMEIRSLIKELGREKTVLLSTHLMQEVEAICDEIIILNHGQLKAHFSMEAMATRFPGQSLEEIFVRLTK
- the gldG gene encoding gliding motility-associated ABC transporter substrate-binding protein GldG, coding for MINIYKKEIRSFFNSLVGYLAIALFLLVTGLLLWVFPETSILENGYASLEGFFAIAPYLFIFLIPAIAMRAIAGEISDGTFELLRSRPHSLSAIVFGKFFGVFTIALLAILPTILYAVSLYFIASPEGNIDIGAIIGSYVGLLFLAAVYSAISLFCSCLTKNSVVAFLLGIFAVFFAYYGFDALGNLRIFSAHEDFVKALGIQTHYLSISRGVLLAEDSLYFVSIILLFLIFTKGHLERGFRKRAIAFTRYGIAICGYFLLNNSSTASLLGRIDFTEDQRFTLSENTKKLLTNLQEPVYLTVFLTGDLPNGFNQLKKATVDMANDFKSYSNGNLKFTLIDPLEGSPEEQQAFTEALVSRGAYPTNLSVKTEQGFTQKLIFPVAIIHSEKQEFVVNLLQQKKGSRPEEALNNSIQNLEYALSSALKKVNDNSSSFIGFSEGHGEPSDLELYDAMQSLAVGNQVGRVNLDSVTYASLDQLNVLFIVKPKTAFSDADKYKLDYFVRHGGRVVWAIDQIDADLQQLQRQGSQPLIGRTLHLDDQLFLYGVRLNYDLIADLNCGQIPLTVGSMAGQSQIELAPWYLFPILAATSAHPVVKNLDGIRTEFIGSIDTIETAAIQKEILLTSSPFIKTINTPNAISLQMVEEAPDPKTFRAKPATVAVLLQGKFPYVFENRPTPSGITLPVDLSNISKESKMLVMSDGDWLINQISAKDQSPYPLGWDRYTEQQFANKVFLQNVVDYLIDDENLISLRNREVKLRLLDQAVVREKKVFWQLINVLLPILVLTITALLQQLWRKRRYGRKRG
- a CDS encoding glycerophosphodiester phosphodiesterase family protein gives rise to the protein MHHSTKIITSLVLLLLSSCFERNNASDLVHIGNHNHIFKFEGVEDLYKFLTYSEKRVPLVSAHRGGPDVDYPENAIETFQRVAYKTPAIIECDISLSKDSALVLMHDETLDRTSNGTGKVGSYTLAELKSFQLKDVEGNLTNYQIPTLDEALTWGVGKVIFTLDVKRNVPYRLVIDAVRKAKAAAYSVIITYNADQASLVHNLAPDLMISASIKSKDDLLRLNDRDVPDTRIVAFIGVAQADKALTDMLHQHGIMCILGTMGNLDRQARENGDQAYAGFIDNGADILSTDRPLQAAKSLAYYINKRQLASPYIN
- a CDS encoding shikimate kinase — protein: MDKPIFLVGFMGSGKTTLGRKLANHLQKKFVDLDQQIVERIGMSIPDYFAQFGEEPFRLVESQVLKEQVEQNVVVSTGGGSPCYFDNMQWIVENGLAIYLQLSPKALHSRLQQSNIANRPALKNLTGDALLQFIEEKLAAREPFYNMAQFHIDQLNTSVETLSKSIEKYASQH